cctccagaggatcttcccaacccagggatcgaagctgtgtctcctgcgtctcctgcactgcagtcagattctttcctgctgagctgtcagggaagccctaggtctCTGAGCAACTCCACAAAATTACTATCTTAGAGAAAGGTTAACTTCTTATCTAAAGCTGTACAGCTAGTAGATGGCAAAGCTTCTGTAAAACCAGATAAATTTGATTCTAGAGCCCTTGTATTGGACCAAGAGTGCCTTGCCCCTATACCTTAAGCTATTATAACTGGAGGTACCACGACCACTAGAACATTGAAGGCTATGTCATGAGAGGTACACACGCACCCAGGACACAGAGAGACAGGGGTCCTGCAGACCCTAGGCTATAAGGTCCACAGATGGTAGAGCTTCAGAACATTTTCTTATACTCACAGGATAAAGCTTGGGGTTACTAAAGAGTTTCTTCAAATGCAGACTTGAACAAAAAAGCCACAAAGGGACCAGctaaagaaggaaagtgaaaagtctGTTCCTGACCCCAGGCCAACCCTGTGATTCTAGTCAAACCTCCCCCAAAGAAGAGAGAACCTCACAGTCTCTCCGGGAGAGACTTCCAACCAAGTCAGGTTGACTCAGATCCTCCAACGCCCTACCAGGAAGTTTCAGAACCCCGGCTGGCCACCAGAATGGTCCCACCCACAGCACAACAGTCGGTATACACCAGGACCAAACCATGCCCTACCTTCTGTTCCACAACTGTTATGAGAACCATGTGCCACAGGTTTCAACAAGGGTCCAGCAGTTTTACCAACAGCCACAATGAGCAACTTCTTTTCCTATCAGTTCTTTTCACAGAGAATGGCTCTAAACAAACTGTGATTAGCTAAGGTGGAAAAGGGTAAGCTAAACACTTGCTAAGCATGCCAATTACGGTGGTTTAACTAGCCACAGCATTCCAAACCTCAGTTGCTAAACAATTTAGCCATAGCCCTATCTGTAATTTTCTAATGAGCCAAGTTCAAGTTATTTGGTTTCACCCCACCAAAAAAGAGCCAgttgtttgttttcagtgatgAACCTAAGGGTTGATACAGGAAAGCACAGTGGTCAAGGGAACAGAGTCTGGAGCCAGCCAGCTCTGACTGAATCCTGGCCCTGGCACTTTCTTGCTCTGACTTCATGTATGTTACCTAACCTTCTAGTTCCTCGGTTTTCCTGTCTTCAAAGGGGGCATAAAAATAGAAGTCTATATGTCCTTACACAAAATCAGAAGATTTTTGGCTTTGGTAATGGCAAAACAGTACACATGTCATATATTAAATAATGCTGTAGGTGAGATCtatagcaaagtgaaagtgaagtcgctcagtcgtgtccgactctttgcaaccccatggactgtagcctacaacgctcctccatccacgggattttccaggcaagagtactgaagtgggttgccatttccttctccagaggatcttaccaacccagggatcaaacctgggtctcccacattgtagacagatgctttaccatctgagccaccatggaagtctaTGATCTATAGCAAACATGTCCATCATTTCcagaataaaaaatgtatatatacttcTTATCAGTGAGAAAAATTAAGACCATAAGAACCTCATGTCAATTCAGATCAAATTTTGTGGCCAAACTTATAAAAACcagttttgagagtttttttttaaattttggaattgCAGGTAAGGGATAACAGGTCTCTGGCATTTAGCACCTAATGCTgttgttaggattaaatgaattgACAGATATAAAGTACTTAGAATTCAGTGTTAGCAACAAAaactactactattatttttatctaaatAGACTTAGTAGGGGACTAAGAATAGGAAATTGTTAATTTATGACTAAATTGGACTTGGAAATTAGTACTTTGGAGATTAATAGTCATTATGAATATCCCAGGGCAGATATCTAAGATGATGGACATACTATATATCTTCATGCTCCAGTATGGTAGCAACTAGCAACATGTGACAATTAAGTGCTTGAAATGTGactaatctcatttaattctaacTTACTCAAAGTTAAATGTAAATAGCCCTATGTGACTTGTAGCTACCCTGACTGGACAGCACAGCTGTAGAGGCCTGGGTTCCAATCTGGCTCATGAAAACCTATATAGATGAATTACAGGgctgacttaaaaaaacaaaacaaaaaaaacaagcctGAGTCCTGCACCCTGGGAGAAGAGAAGACCACAGGATGCTGAAGAgggttttctcttcctttctagaTCCTGTAGCTGGCCATTCACAAAGTGTATCTTTGAtatcttcttcttccttctcaacTCCCCACTTCCCCACCTCCAGCTCTCCTCATGGGAAACCCCACATAATTGGGCCACACGCTTCCCTAAGCCTCCATCAATACCCCTCAGCCTTCTCCAGGAGTACCAGGCTCCCCAGTCACCTGCCCTCGCTCTCCCCAACCAAATTTCCACCTGCTAAGTGCCAAGATCATAACCAAGCATCTAGAGGAAAGCACCTGGATCATACCAGTTCACACTCTAAGCTGTtactgctttttctctctcttctctgctatGCTACTCCTTCAAATTCAAAGCTCTGTATTGTTGTGCTCCCCCAGACCCTTCTTCCCTCAAGCACAGTGAGACCAGGCAAAGAAAGCAGGAGCCCAGGCTAAAGCAACTGTTATCCTATACAGGCTGATTGCCACCCAGGTGTGGTATGGCAGGGACTGCCAATACACAAGTGCAGAGCAGCCTCACTCTGTGCAAATATCCCCTCTTGCCGAGGCATGGGAAACATTCCCTGCTCTCTGCTTGAGAAAACAGCAAGCACAATTCTTTTCAACTTTccattattcattaaaaaatttgtaGGTAACAAATTGTACattaaataaattgtttaaagTATACAACAAAAGCCCAGAGAAGACCGTAACTTAGAATAGTTgcaaatagcaaaagaaaaccaACCACCTTCATTGGAATCTAGCTTCACCACAGCCCACTGGAGCATGGAATTTTTAATGACACAGGTCAACCTTGGCGCATATCCAAAGAGCTTATTTTACTAGAAGGACTGCAAGACAGTCCCCTCCAGCTCTTACTTGGTCCCCAGGCTTAGACCAAAAATGATTATTATGCATGACTCCTGGCTATAAGGAAAATCTCCACTGTGGGGTTGTAAGTGGAGGACAATTCGAATGGTAAACACTATGCTCTTCTCTGAATCCTCTTCTCCAAAACAGAGATTTGTATTGAAGAACCAAAGCCATAGCACTATTTATTTCCAGAGAGGCTTCTAGGTGCGAACACTGTGCCAAGAAAGCCACAGTGAAGTCCTTCAGTAGGGAAAATGAAACATCTACATAAATACTTCTCAAAGAATGCTGAGAGGAGAGAAGCCAGGAAGGTAAAATGCTGCAGGCGTCAGAGCCTGAGAAAGTTGACTATTTGGGACTGGGGTATGAGGGAAGGTCTTATGGCAGCAACAAAACTGGTTAGGATTTAGAGTAATGAAATGGAGCAGAAAGGGCACTCAGGAAGAACAAAGGGTGTGCTAGACGACAGCACCCCAGGCACTCTTCAGAAAGCATCCGTGAAGGTGTGGCTGGATACAGCATCCAGAGATAGTCGACCACCCCTTCCCCCCAGGGCCAGCTGGGCCCTGTAAGTGCATCTACGGGGTCACCTAAATCCACCCCCCAAGACAGGCTCTCAAAAATTCTTCCTGGTGggttgcagcaccccaggccttgGCTCTGCCCATTCTGACAGGGACCCCACCCTATCCCGACCCGGGGTTCTTAGCAGAAACACAAGGAAATGCACTAATCCTGCAGGGATCTAAATGACCTAGTGGCAAATTTTGCATGATGCAACCCAAATTAAAAACCATGTGGAAATAAAACTTTTCCATCAAGTGACTCCTACTTAACATCTATTGAGGGTGCTCCCTCTTTAAAATGACGCTGCTAAATCTTTGAATGATGGATGATGGATCTCTCTTACATTCAATAATTAGTTGAGTCAGTTGTACCAAGTGTCTCATGACTTAAATACAAGGCaagtggggcggggggcggggggggggggggggaccatAAATTTACACTGTGCATTTAACATCAGCCACAATGGAGGACTTTTCCTTCTAGGTTATTCATTATCACAGCACTAGAGGACTTTAAGAAAAAAGACGCAGCCATTCTTCTAGTGGCCAGTGAAagtgagacccaggttcaatactgTATTTTCTAGGACTTGATGTAGCTAATCTCTCCAGGAACACTCTCTTGAGCACTTTTCCTTGAAATACTGTCACTAGGGACCGCCTCAGAAAGAGTTTATATTTTTCGTCTTCGTACTGCACACACAAAATGCAGTGGAGACCCAAGGCAAACATCTTAAGGGGCGAAGGAAACCCCACCAGGGTGTCCTCCAGCCCATGTGAGGCTGGCTCTCGTTCCCTCGGGAGTCGcctgcctcagttttcccctggagatggggcgggggagggacaCTCTCCCGCCAGGTACAGCTGGGTGAGGTTGGCTGCCCTCGGCGGCTCTACTGACTGGTTCAGAGATTACAAgcccctctctccccttctccacgCCTCGGGAACCGAGCTCCAGAGTCTCCTCCTCACCTTTCCTCTGCTGGCCGGGCGCGCCGGAGTCCCCAAGTTGCAGCGTCCTTCTGGAACGTGCCTGTCGCTAGCGGCGTCGGGTGTCCCCGCTACTGTGTGTCAGCGGCGGAGCAGATGCCAGGAGCGCGCAGAGCCGGGCAAGTGCCCGGGAGGCAGAGCCCGGGAGGCACAGCCGGGGCGCGCCGCCGCCGCTCCCGCTCGGGGGTCTGCCGTCCCCGCCGCCCGTCCGGCCCCGCGCCGCCCCGTGCGCCCCCGCCCGGCGCCGCTACCTCGCTCCGCGCCCGCCGAGCTCTGCGCGCTGCCCTGACGGCGGCGCGGGCGGCAGCGGGGCCCCCGCCCTGGGCCGGGCTTTCCCAGAACTCGCCCGCCCCGGGTGAGAGGCCGCGAGCGCCGCCGCGGGCCGCCGGGCGGCCGGGGGGAGAGGCCTGAGACGGGCCCGCCCCCGGGCCGCGGGCCGCGCGGAGAAGGCGGGCGAGAGGGGCGGACCCCGCCGCCACCCTGGCCCTGGACGTCGGCTCGGCGACCCCCGCCTGGCCTCCCAGGGCCGCCCGGCGTCCGGGCCACAGTGGGAGCTGGAGAGAGTGCGGCGGGGTCGCCCGGCTCTGGCCGGAGAGCCGAAACTCGGTCCAACTCAGGCCGCGGGAATTTATCGTCTCACACCTTCCGCCAGGCACCGTCCCTTCTCGACACACACACGGAAACTGAGGCTCTTGAAGGTTAAATTACTTGAACCAAGGTTACTCTGGTAAGGGCAGCACTCTGGTAAGGAGTCTCCAATGTGTTCCGTCACTCATCCAACAGCGATTTATTATTGAGCACCACAGTGCCCGGTGCTGCGCCAGGCTGCGGTGTGTAGTGACCATCCAAATAGTGGCCTCCAGGTCTGTGGACTCCAAATCTAGTGTCTTTCGTTGCTGAGGCAAGCAGGAGGTGTTCGGCGCTGCCAGAAACTGCAGCCTCTGCACCGAGCCCTCCCTGGCCGTTGAGGTGGTTTTTATACCCAACTAGCAGTCAAGAGAGCCAGAGACCTGGAAAAAAATCGAATTATCACACCCCGCTCCCTCCCCTAAATCCCTGTCCCTCTTCACCTATTTTAATGGACCAACCCGTTCCATAGTTATGACCTCTCCTCCTACATTCAGTCACTTGTCCACTCCTTGTACTCCCTCACACCGCAACCATGTTGTCCTTCCTCTTCTGCAACTTTAATCTGTGCAGAAACCTTCATCAGCTCCCTACTGCCTTCCAGACTAACTCCCGTAACTGTAGGAACCCGACATGGTGTTTCTCCCACTCTGAACCTCTACCTGGAAGggtcccaccccctcccacacaTTTTCCTGCTGCTCAAGTTTGACCCCTTCTTTCAGGTCACTGTTAAAAGTGGCCTCCCATCCTTTGAGCTTCCAGGCGCAGGAGGGGTTGGAGCAAAGAATGCACAGGAGGGTGCACCGAAGAATTCTGCCTTAAAGAAAAGTATGTCAGCCTGGGTCCTTACactgttttgctgttttctcaCCACTAGGATTTTAATGAAAATCAACATTACCTCCTTCCTTGAGAGCTGGTTGTGGAAAGACCTTCTGCAGAAGATGGAGGAAACTTTTTGTTCGTGAAAAGCTGGAGATCTTAGTACTAGAGGAATAGGAAGTAGTCACTGACCCCAACCCCTGTGCCTGCACGTTCTGAGGAGGTGAATGAGGCTTCAGGCTCCAGGAAAAAGGAAGCATTATTGACAATACACAAGGTAGGCTCTTTATTCAATATACAGTTTTGGATTGTGGTTTTATAATGCATTTAATGAATTAGTAATATCAAACATCATTAATCACCTGGAGCCCTCAAAGGCttgtctgtttaaaaaaaaaagaaaaaaaaaaggcacacagGAATTAGATTGTTGCAAACTGATAGATGCACAAGCAGTTAACATGAATCCTCCAAATGAGTCACTTCATTATTAGTAACCAAGGAAAGTCTAGGTCCCTTAGACAGGAAAGTTATCTGAGTGTGATCATCAATAACCCCCCATTCTTGGAAAAGGCCTTCCCCAATTTTTTGCAAAGAGATCAGGTCCAGATCAATGTCCTTTGCTCGCCCCCTCCATCCCTCTCTAAATGAGACTGGAGGGAGCCATGTCCCTGAGGCTGCCTCACCGCATTGGAATGTCTGAGCTAACAGTGCTTCCAGAGGGTTCATTGCTCCTCTGAACAGCACTGCCCAGACTTTCTGGAGATTTTAATTCACTCCCCAACCTCGCCAACAGTTGCACACAAGGTGCCTTTTTTACACCCTGCTCTCTGTTCAGTGAAACACACAGACCATCTCAGGGGAACAATGGCTCCATTCAAGACTTTTTCTAAAGTACAGCGTATAACCTCCACACTGTGGGTTGCTGCCAGCCATTATCTGGAGGAAGAAAGACGGTCAGATAAAGTGCTTGTGAATTGGGGGAGCACTGGACGGTTTCCATGGAAAATTCAGTTTCAATAAACTGAGTTATGCATCTTTGTATACAAGACCATTTTGCATagtcaaaaacaacaacaaaaacaaaagccgCAAGAAATAATGCTGTGGAAGCTATTTAAATGTAGTGCATCTTTGTTTGAAATTCCAGAAGAAAGCACACATCTCTTTTGAACTTGTTGCATAATGGTCTCCATTTGATGGAAATTGATTTAAGCTGTAAACGTTGGGCTAGGGAATTTAAGTTgtaaaatcattttaagaaatggaaTCATGTCCCCACTTTCTTCCTCTCACATCCTGTAATTTTttatgtggggggagggggtgtctcTGACTTCATGGTTGTTGCTGCCAGTGGGAGGCCGCAGTCCCCCTACTGCACATATTACAGAAGAAAAGATTGGCCCTTTGCCACACTCAACAAGCCAGCCATCAGTTAACCCATTTATAAACAAACCTTAAGGTTGGGAACTGAGTAGTCAGCACAGGCACAATTGACAAATGTATTGATCTTTGTTCAACAGTAGCTAATTGCTAAGCAGAGGAATTTGCCAACTAACTTTTGGGTCAGCTTTGGAAGCCAAGGAAGAACTGAAGGAACAAGGCGGCCCCGAGTTTAGGACTCGCCCTTTCCTCTCATTCTAAGTCTATGCATCAGACTCTATGGGGTTTACCAGCTGTCTGCAAATAGGCTGGTGAGTTCAGAGAGTGGACACAGAGCCCAAAACAAGTTTTTCGGAGTTTTCTCATATGTGAGGGTAGAAGTACTAAAACTGTTCGAGGTTAGTGGAAATACCAGCATGTTAGAGCAATAGGTAGCTCTACTTCTGTGGGGTGATAGGAGTGAGGGTGGAGGAGATCTATCTCTCAACATGGCCAATATTAGGGGCACAGACCTGTGTGAGTCCACTTGAGTTGATAACCTTAATCCACTTACCAGGTGTGAGTGAGCCCTTGAGCAAGTTTCTTATCTCTTCgtgcctcattttcctcttctgtaaactATACCTGCCCTTCACAGTGGCTGTGAGGGCTTAAGCGAGTTACTCTATGCGAAGCACttagattaaagaaataaaactcagaacttaattttcatttatatgtatggTATTTAAAAACTGTGATCTCCTTTGAATATTGCAGATGTCTTGGTGTTTTGACAGAAAGTCCATCCATTTTTTGTTCCCTTGAAATATTTCTGGAATCTCATTGTAATATCTGGTTCAGTTGCTATCCGTAAAAGGCAGAGGTAGCTCAAATCATCTCAAGGAGCCATAGCTAAAAATTATagaaacacaattaaaaaaaacaatttaactcTCCTGGAATCCCGAAGCATAGACTTTGGGGCAAGAGACTTCTCAAGAGGTAGGTTTTAAAGTTTGATATCATTCTAAATGGCCACAATGTTGAAGAGAACTCTGGTATGGTTGTggaattcaaaggaaaataatagtCTTTTGAAAAAATCATCTTTTCTACAAACTTAATTGAAGTAAGTCACTAGGAAAATGACCATGGCTCCTGGGTGATCCCAAGAGCTATGAATTATCTATAGATCATCAGACTGGTCACCTGTGAAGAGTAGATGACATGGAGCAGGTTTTCACTGGCTATTAATTTGTTCACTGATTCTCCAACTGGTATCTTGATGCTGATTAGCTGTGCAAGCCCCTCTGCAAGCTCATTCTTTGGTTTCTCTGCATGCCTCCTGCATTAATGTTAGCATGTTACTATCTGCCAGCTCTCCCAGATCCTTTTATTAACAATCATCATGCTCAATCACTCCTTCTGCCAGAaattataataatgataacagcGGCTCCCATTGTTTACCTTTGTGCTCTTCTTTGATTCTTTTAtgcaaaaatatcaatatattttgaTATGCAATATGCATTTGCAATATGCAAATGTATGGAGCACCTACTATTTGTCAAGCATTGTATACCAGAGATACAAACAGTGAACACAATAGTCAGCAAAGTCCCGGCCTTCATGGTGCTTATATTCTGGTATCCATAGACAATAAACTATGTAAAAAGTAAAGCATGTAGTATAGTAGAAGGTGATGAATGCTTGAGAAAAGTAAAGCAAGGATAAAAGACAGAGTGCTGCAGGTCTTGGAGAGGAttgcaattttaaatagaatGTCTCAGGAAAGACTTCTTTGAGAGGTAACACTGGAGTAAAGGAAGTGAGTAAAGGAAGTATAGGAAGTGAGGGAGGGTGGAAGACACTGCTTATTTCCCTCTAGCATCCATCCTCCACTTGTTTCTCTTAGGCTGGCACTTCTTTATCTTCATTCTTATGTTCTAGGGGCAGCTTCCCAACCTGACAAAGACGTTGCAAGCAGTGTTTGAAAGAACATCTCCATCAGCCGTAGCTCTGTGTGTGTAAAATGTGCTCCACACTTGCCCTCCTGGGCAACTGTACTTTCTCAAAAGTCCGAGTTGCTCTTCTgactcttcctttctcctctgcctaCCTTTCCTTCTGCTCTCCCAGCCCTTCCCATATCCTTTcgatctcttctcttttctctaaaACACTGTCTCTCCCACTAACATGGCTTGTTCAGGTGACTTGTTTTTATAACAGTTCTCTAGGCCTGATTTTATTCATTACTTAGGTATAGATTTTACTAATATaatgaagaaagttgggaaaacagAGTCTAAATTACTTTTAACAACATTTACAACCTGCACATAGAGAATAGATATCTTCTCTTCTGAATTCCATGGGCATTTATAAGAATGGGCCAAGAAAATCTCAAGAAATTCCAGGAAATTTATGAGCTATATTCTCTGACTAAAATGCAAGAAAACTAGaagttaatattaaatatttttaaccaaAAACATCAACTGCTCAACAGTTAAACCATGTTCTTCTAAATAATGATTGGGTCacataagaaatataaatgataattGTAGATTTCTTGGAATATGACAAAAATGAGAATATTACATAATCTAAATTTATGAGATGTGGCTAAATCAGTAATTAAAGGCAAATGTGcatctttaaatgtttttattattaaacaagaaagtataaaaatatatgaactgagaattcaaatgtaaaaaaaaatgccaaaaacaattccaagaaaaataaaattaaaaaaaaaaaaaagaaagtaaaaatgaaaacctaACCAACTAGAAGTTAAatctaagagctggttctttggaaaatataaaatgccTTTGAGGGGAGCATTAAAACAAAGTAACACTTCTGTAAAACATAATCAAGAATAAAAACActaacaaaattataaaagggAAACAGAACACTATAATAGATGTGTGACACTTTCAATTATAAAAGAATACCATGATAAAGTTTGTTCCTGTTGCTATGCTGTGCCCAGTTGTATCTGCCtctgcaacctatggactgtagcccaccaggctcctctgtccgtggaattctccaggcaaggatactggagtggtttgccatctcctgctccagggattgaacccctatctcttgcatctcctgcattggcaggtggattctttaccactagtgccacctgggaagaccataatAAAGTTTAAGctaaccaatttttaaaaatctaccttAAATTGATAATATTCTGAGAaattattttaccacaattaatcaaaaaagtagaaaagtctttctttcctttggaatACCATTGCTGGGTTCAGAAATTTCTTCCTTACAATTCTTGTTTTCCCAAGTTATTAGCTATAAACCATGTTTGCTCCAGCCTCCATTGCAGCTGGGGCAGTGACCAGTTACCTGGCATCATCGGTCAGGCATATGTGTGAGAGACTTAGATTCAAAAGTGAACAATTTGAAGACAAATTCTATACAGAATACATTTTGCTGGCAACAATGAGAGCAAGTAAACTAAACTTTTGGGGGCATCTGTAAAGCTGGAAAATTGGTGCCAAGGTGGCTTCAGTGCTGGTAGCAGATGGAATTCCCGAAAAGTTGAGTTCCTGGCAGTGATGCTAACTTATAGCTTCCAGTGCCTGGGAAATTATTTTGGGCATTATTCTTGGAAGCCTAGTTTTGAGGCTGACTATCCAGCTCTCAACAATTCTGCAAGTTACTCAAATTCCTTTTGGTAAATTGCTTTCTTGCCTAAGTTAGTTTCTGTTACTTATAACTGAGAATACTAACACAATAgtcattgaaaaaaatgaaagtaggtaattaattgattaaatgtttactgagtgacTTTTAGTGTAGGAATTGTGTAAAGTACTAGGAAAACAACAGTGACTGGGAAGGAGTGACATAATCTCTACCTTCATAAAGCTTATAATTTAATGGAGTACTTATCAATGAATCCTTACACAAAAAAAGTTTTAGTATggtattttcaaagtattttcaccTGCTACTATTTAATCAATGTAAAGAGTCTCTGTgggcaaatatattttaaaatgctggaGGTTTACAATTGACAGTAACATACTAAAAATTATGAGAAATcccaaataaataactttttaactCTGTTTAATCCAGAGATGAGGGCTCCCCTTGtgattcagtggaaaagaatctgcctgccaatgcagaaggttCGAGTTGCATCCCTGGGTACggaagagcccctggggaaggaaacagcaacccactccagtattcttgcctgggaaatcccatggcagaggagcctagcgggttacagttcatggggttgaaaaagagtcaaacacgacttagtgacagaGCATGCATGCCTGCTTCATGTATCTTCATGCATGAGGCCAATCCtagtttacttcttcttttagATGAAGTGATCATTTTCCTGGGTATCTAAAGGACTATGCCATAGCCAAGATGACTCTGAAACAGTAAAGGAAAGGGATGTGCTCTACCAAATATAGAAACTTTTAGACAAAATTATAGGATAAGTTCTCTGTGGTCTCAGAGTAGAAAAGGAGTTCTTTGATGAGGTTCTTAAAAAAGCTAAGGAGTAAGAGAAAAACGGTAAATTTGGCTTTAATCATATAACCTACATAaccatgtgctaagtcacttcagtcgtgttcaactctgatCGTAtgaattgtagccctccaggatcctctgtccatgggattctccaggcaagaatactggagtgggttgccatttccttctccaggggatcttctcgacccagggatcgaacccaaatctcctgtgtctcctgcattacaggaggattcttcaccactgagccacaagggatgcccaaACATATAACAACAGGTGTCTTTAACAAAGGTAAAACAAAATCTgaagattgaaagaaaaaagttgcaACGTAATAACCAATAAAATCATTAGTGTCTTTTAAAGACTGTCttgaaatcagaaggaaaaatagaaaatgggcaaatgataTGAACAGGTaatttatggaaaatataaaCCTTATTTATagtctggaaaaaataaaaacattttaaaatgagatacttTTTACATAAAAAAGCTATCTCAGCTACTTGactgaaaaagttttaaagtctGGCAAGAATAAATGTTAGAATTATACTGTTGCTGAGAATATAAATGAGTACCACCTCTTTTAAGAGTCATTAGACAACATCTGCTCCAATTCCACATCTGTGTCTATACAGAGAAAGTTCTGCATATATACATAAAGAGACGTACTATAATTTCTTTGCAGCTTGTTGTTAATTACCAAAATTAATTGAAACAAGCCTGAATATATGAATGTTTGTTGGTGAATACACTAACacatttgcttttgtttactCGTGACCAAATGCTGTACAATAGCTTATGTGAATAAACTAGACTTGTCAGTTTAAACATGGatatatctcaaaaatataattttgagtgaaaaagaaaaattacagaatgacTTTTACAGTATGATAGCATtgctgtaaacaaacaaacaaacaaaataagataATAACTGGTTTACGGGCATATGTGAAATGCAAGTATTGAAAACATGGATAAGATGTGTGCACACTAACTTCATGATAGGGATTTGCCTCTAGACAGGTAAGGAGCTAAAAGAGAAGGgtataaaaat
The genomic region above belongs to Cervus canadensis isolate Bull #8, Minnesota chromosome 8, ASM1932006v1, whole genome shotgun sequence and contains:
- the LOC122446778 gene encoding translation initiation factor IF-2-like codes for the protein MEQKGHSGRTKGVLDDSTPGTLQKASVKVWLDTASRDSRPPLPPRASWALGGADARSAQSRASAREAEPGRHSRGAPPPLPLGGLPSPPPVRPRAAPCAPARRRYLAPRPPSSARCPDGGAGGSGAASAAAGRRAAGGRGLRRARPRAAGRAEKAGERGGPRRHPGPGRRLGDPRLASQGRPASGPQWELERVRRGRPALAGEPKLGPTQAAGIYRLTPSARHRPFSTHTRKLRLLKVKLLEPRLLWILMKINITSFLESWLWKDLLQKMEETFCS